Proteins co-encoded in one Pogona vitticeps strain Pit_001003342236 chromosome 9, PviZW2.1, whole genome shotgun sequence genomic window:
- the C9H19orf33 gene encoding immortalization up-regulated protein, which yields MDFDLAAALGPEAPKPDLPVPPAAATAAPQEGKVGEPPAPSALPAARNAGEGPEGGSRSSSSSSSSSSSSECDQEGKDPSTDRKKKRKPKKEKKPKMKKKSH from the exons ATGGATTTCGACCTGGCTGCGG CCCTCGGACCGGAGGCTCCGAAGCCGGACCTTCCTGTCCCTCCCGCCGCCGCCACGGCTGCCCCCCAAGAGGGGAAAGTCGGAGAGCCTCCTGCCCCCAGTGCCCTTCCTGCAGCCAGGAACGCCGGCGAGGGTCCCGAG gGCGGCAGccgctcttcctcctcttcctcttcgtcctcctcctccagcgAGTGTGACCAGGAGGGAAAG GACCCCAGCACAGATCGCAAGAAGAAACGCAAACccaagaaggagaagaaacccaagatgaagaagaaaagccACTGA